From the Euphorbia lathyris chromosome 6, ddEupLath1.1, whole genome shotgun sequence genome, one window contains:
- the LOC136233667 gene encoding F-box protein At4g18380-like, with amino-acid sequence MADSSLHEEEEDLFDTLPDAILLLIFSKLSHAKSLSQCLPLCKRFASLIHQTDTVFLPTLPQKRISKSAKSIFKSLLRKFVAQKSHKKTGNISYYSPVHLLKNFNFIKSLHIQVPCIDSKIGLKNRKSNADSLLKWKAEFGSEFKNCVVLVANKFNQLCNHGEENFGGNQNLSDEELKMRIIQTISCLIALSARHCLLKQILDEHKSIENVRISDVEKQGILSLGKDEIAEMRNSMKESSSMEVTSRVPDLKMKLWYVPVVKLPKSGYVMEGATLVLIRPVVGKGDDGGDGDGDCGGGEMLGFDGEEDEKMGLDEAVKEIVKMEKNYYVMTVNSF; translated from the coding sequence atggcggattcttccttacacgaagaagaagaagatctatTCGATACTCTACCAGACGCAATCCTTCTTCTCATCTTCTCCAAACTCTCTCACGCCAAATCTCTTTCTCAATGTCTTCCTCTCTGCAAACGATTCGCCTCTCTCATTCACCAAACCGACACCGTTTTCCTCCCCACTCTTCCTCAAAAACGCATCTCAAAATCCGCCAAATCGATCTTCAAGAGTCTCCTGCGTAAATTCGTAGCTCAGAAATCGCATAAGAAAACAGGTAATATCTCGTATTACTCACCTGTTCATCTTTTGAagaatttcaattttatcaaatcgCTCCACATTCAAGTCCCTTGCATCGATTCAAAGATAGGACTCAAAAATCGGAAGAGCAATGCCGATTCGTTGCTGAAATGGAAAGCAGAATTCGGCAGTGAGTTTAAAAACTGCGTTGTTCTTGTAGCTAATAAGTTTAATCAACTGTGTAATCATGGCGAAGAAAATTTTGGGGGAAATCAAAATCTGAGCGATGAGGAGCTTAAGATGCGGATAATACAGACGATTTCGTGTTTAATTGCTCTATCTGCGAGGCATTGTTTGTTGAAACAGATTTTAGATGAGCATAAATCGATTGAAAATGTGAGAATAAGTGATGTGGAGAAGCAAGGGATTCTTAGTTTGGGGAAAGATGAGATTGCAGAGATGAGGAATTCGATGAAGGAATCATCGTCAATGGAGGTAACGAGTAGAGTGCCGGATTTGAAGATGAAGTTATGGTATGTGCCGGTGGTGAAGCTGCCTAAGAGCGGGTATGTGATGGAAGGAGCAACGCTTGTTTTGATTAGACCTGTCGTCGGAAAAGGAGACGACGGCGGTGATGGTGATGGTGATTGCGGCGGCGGTGAGATGTTAGGGTTTGATGGGGAAGAAGATGAGAAGATGGGATTGGATGAAGCAGTGAAGGAGATTGTGAAGATGGAGAAGAATTATTATGTTATGACAGTCAActctttttga